The following proteins are co-located in the Cyprinus carpio isolate SPL01 chromosome B19, ASM1834038v1, whole genome shotgun sequence genome:
- the LOC109111648 gene encoding 26S proteasome complex subunit SEM1, translating into MSEKKQTVDLGLLEEDDEFEEFPAEDWTGLDEDEDAHVWEDNWDDDNVEDDFSNQLRAELEKHGYKMETS; encoded by the exons ATGtcagaaaagaaacaaacagtgGACTTGGGGCTGTTGGAGGAGGATGATGAATTTGAAGAATTCCCAGCAGAGG ACTGGACGGGCCTGGATGAAGATGAGGACGCTCATGTTTGGGAAGATAACTGGGATGATGACAACGTAGAGGATGACTTTTCTAATCAGCTGAG AGCGGAGCTTGAAAAACACGGATATAAGATGGAAACCTCTTAA